In Chryseobacterium scophthalmum, the genomic stretch TTGAAAATGAGATAATCACAGATCCTGTACAACAAAGAACATTGTTGAGTAAAATTACAACGGTTTATTACGACAATCCTGCAAGTCCTCAAACAACAGTTTCAACTTTGGAATATAATAGTCAGGGACAATTGATAAAAACCTTATCTGAGGGAAGATCTTCAATCAACGAGTATGATTCATCTGGAAAACCAGTAAAGACCAATTATTATAAAACAGATGGTACATTAGAATATTATGCGCTTTACACTTATAATAATGATCAGCTTCAAAATGTAAAAGCAATTTACAGCGACACAAACTTAAACCGAACGATCAATTACACCTATAGCAACGGAAAAGTAGCGACCTCTACCCTTTGCCAAACTGCAAACTGCAGCAATCCTAGTATCTCTTCATATACTTACAATGGAGACAATATTACAGTGGAAACTTCAGAATTGGGTGGTACGATTACTTTTTTCACAAAAAATGAATATCTGTATGACAATCAGCTCAATCCGTATACTTTTACCAACAAATATTTTAGAATAATGATGGGTGGTGCTTATGCATTAAGCAAAAATAATTACACTTCAGAGAAAATCAGCTTTAAAGACAGTGCAGGAAACTGGGTGCCAAATCAAAATGTGGTGTATGAGATTCAGTACAATAATGCTCAATTGCCCACACAAGTCATTGGAAAAAGCCTAAGTGGAGCTAATTACGTAAAGTATAATTACGAATATATTACTCAATAAAACCAGTCAAAACTTTCCTTTTTGGAGAGTTTTGTTTTTTTAGAAGCTATTTCCCGCTATCCGCTGTATCTTTTTTCTCCAAAGCTAAACCTCATAGGTTTTGAAAACCTATGAGGTTTCTCCATGCCAAAAAAAGGATGCCGCTTTTATCGGGGCTATTAATTTACGACTGATTTCAAAAATTTCAACCTACAATGAAATAATTGTTAGCATTAATTTAAAAAATAATATATTTGAATCAATAATAAACAAAAATAACAATTAATGAAAAAACAAGGAGTTTCAACTGCATTCGTAGCGGCATCGTGGATTGCGCTCGGCGCAGGAATGATCGGATTTATTGTAGGGCTTGCAAGAGCTGAAATGCAGCTTAACGAAAAAGGATATTACTTTACTATCCTACTCTACGGTTTGTTTGCTGTAGTTTCTTTGCAGAAAGCAGTTCGTGACCGATTAGAAAACATTAAAGTAACCGATATTTATTACGGAATCTGCTGGTTTGCCACACTATCATCAATCGTTTTATTGGCAATTGGTCTCTGGAATGCCACCATTCTTCCAAGTGAAAAAGGGTTTTATGGCTTTGCATTTTTGCTGGCTTTATTCGGTGCAATCGCCGTTCAGAAAAACACCCGCGATAATATGATGCAGGAATAGAATAACTTAGGCTCACCAAATTTGGTGAGTTTTTTTATTTTGCATATCTTTATATTTCACAAAATATTGATATGCTCAAAAAACTATTACCATTTTTTTTCTTAATCGTCTTTCATTTCCTGAAAGCACAGAACGAATTTATTACCATTTGGAAACCGAGTGGAATAAATCAAAACATTACAACCACTGTAACCGCACCATCACAATCATCTGCAAACCAAATCTGGTTTCCAGGAACAGGAACAAACTACACCATTCAATGGGAAGAAATAAATTTTCCTCAGCATAATGGTACTTTAACGAATGTAACTTCGAATGGTCAAATTTTAATTGATTTTGGAACACCTTTAAACCCAACTCCAAATCAGGCTACTTATCGTCTAAAAGTAAGTAATGGAAACGGAGTTTTTAATAAAACCCAATTTGCTTCTTTCACCTTAGACTCAAGCGGAGCCAAAATCTGGTCTCACCTTGGTAACTCAGACAAGATTCTTGAGATATCGCAATGGGGCAATATACAATGGACTTCAATGTTTAATGCATTTTCACATTGCCAAAGCTTACAATTAACTGCTACAGATTCTCCGAACTTATCAAATGTTGAAAATGCTTCACATCTATTTTTTAACACCAGTAGTTTTACAGGAAATTCTTCGATGGCAAACTGGAATACTTCTCATGTAAAAGATTTCAGCTTTATGTTTGCCCATACAAATATGTATCAACTTCCCGATACATTTAACCTATCCATTGGAAATTGGAATACCTCTGCTGCAACCAATTTTAAATCATTATTTGAGAACAGAAAGGCTTTTAATCAAAACCTGAATTCCTGGAATACCTCAAGTGTCACTAATATGAGTGCTATGTTTTCAGGTTGCAACGCTTTCAATCAGCCTCTTAACAACTGGAATACTTCAAATGTTACAGATATGTCTCGTATGTTTCATTCAGTCTTTAATTTCAATCAACCGTTAAACAGTTGGAATACTGCAAATGTTACCAATATGAGCGCTATGTTTGAAGCCTGTACTGTCTTTAATCAACCTCTTAATAATTGGAATACCTCAAATGTTACCAATATGAGTTCAATGTTTGCTGTCTGTGTTGCATTTAATCAACCACTTAATAACTGGAACACTTCCAATGTTACAGATATGAGTGCTATGTTTCATTTGATTCCTAATTTCAATCAACCTCTGAATAATTGGAATACCTCAAATGTTACAGATATATCTCATATGTTCCATAAATGTACAGCATTTAATCAACCACTTGACAATTGGGACACCAGCAAAGTAACCAATATGAACGTTTTTTTGCAAGAAGCATCAGCTTTTAATCAATCATTAGCTAGCTGGAATCTTTCATCACTTACGACAGCTTCGCTGGCAATTACCCAAACAGGAATTGATTGCAGTAATTACAGTAATACTCTTGAAGGATGGGCAGATAATCTTAATACGGCCAATAATATCAATTTAGGTCCTCTTATGAATCTTATGTATTCATCAACCATAATCAACAAGAGAAATATCCTTATCAATAAAGGATGGCTTTTTACGGGAGATGTTGTGGGAGAATGTGAAAAACTTGCAGTAAATGAAAATAAGTTAAAAAACAACCTTTCCATCTATCCTAATCCGGCATCAGATTTTATTTATTTAAATAATTCCAAAGGTGTAAAAAGTTATATCATAACAGATTCCAACGGAAGAGTTATCATGAAAGATTCTTTGACAAAAGATTTTATAAACATTCAAAGTCTTAGCTCTGGAAATTATATTTTACAGATCCTAACGAGTAAAAATGTCGAGAATTTTAAGTTTATTAAAAAATAATCTATTAAAAGTAAAAAAATATGCTAAAAAAACTACCCGCTCTTATCCTATTAATATTTTTAGGACAATTTACAAAAGCACAGAACGAATTTATTACTATTTGGAAACCTACTACGGCTATCAATATGGACGAAATGGTTGTTGCACCCCATCAGGTTTTAGCGAATCAAATATGGTTTCCCGGAGTAGGACAAAATTATACAATAAATTGGGAAGAAGTAGGTTACCCGCAACACAACGGGACGATGCCCAACGTCACTTCAACCACTCAGGTTTTAATCGATTTTGGAACCGCTTTAAATCCTGTAGCAGATGATGTAAAATACAGAGTAAAAGTAAGCAATGGGAACGGAAGTTTTAACCAAATTCGTTTTGGTTTAATCTATCCGAATACAGTTTCAGACCCAGTTGCTGTCTTTCAAAATCTTGGAAGTATAGAAAGAATTCTTGAAGTGGAGCAATGGGGAAATATTCAATGGACATCAATGTACAGCGCATTTACAAACTGCAGAAATTTGAAAATAACAGCAACAGATACTCCAAATTTAAATAGCGTCACCGATGCCTCATATATGTTTTATAAAATCCATGCGCTTACTGTAAGTACATCTATTGCCAATTGGAACGTTTCTACTATTAAAAACTTTAAAGGAATGTTTGGTGGAGTTGGTAATTCTAATGTTGATACATTTAATCCACCGATAAGTAATTGGAATATTTCATCAGCCGAAAACTTGAGTCAGATGTTTGAAGGGAGACAGGTATTTAATCAAAACCTTAACGGTTGGAATACGTCAAACGTAACAAATATGAGCTACTTATTTCAGGGAACTAAAGCTTTTAACCAACCCTTAAATAGTT encodes the following:
- the yiaA gene encoding inner membrane protein YiaA, whose amino-acid sequence is MKKQGVSTAFVAASWIALGAGMIGFIVGLARAEMQLNEKGYYFTILLYGLFAVVSLQKAVRDRLENIKVTDIYYGICWFATLSSIVLLAIGLWNATILPSEKGFYGFAFLLALFGAIAVQKNTRDNMMQE
- a CDS encoding BspA family leucine-rich repeat surface protein; the encoded protein is MLKKLLPFFFLIVFHFLKAQNEFITIWKPSGINQNITTTVTAPSQSSANQIWFPGTGTNYTIQWEEINFPQHNGTLTNVTSNGQILIDFGTPLNPTPNQATYRLKVSNGNGVFNKTQFASFTLDSSGAKIWSHLGNSDKILEISQWGNIQWTSMFNAFSHCQSLQLTATDSPNLSNVENASHLFFNTSSFTGNSSMANWNTSHVKDFSFMFAHTNMYQLPDTFNLSIGNWNTSAATNFKSLFENRKAFNQNLNSWNTSSVTNMSAMFSGCNAFNQPLNNWNTSNVTDMSRMFHSVFNFNQPLNSWNTANVTNMSAMFEACTVFNQPLNNWNTSNVTNMSSMFAVCVAFNQPLNNWNTSNVTDMSAMFHLIPNFNQPLNNWNTSNVTDISHMFHKCTAFNQPLDNWDTSKVTNMNVFLQEASAFNQSLASWNLSSLTTASLAITQTGIDCSNYSNTLEGWADNLNTANNINLGPLMNLMYSSTIINKRNILINKGWLFTGDVVGECEKLAVNENKLKNNLSIYPNPASDFIYLNNSKGVKSYIITDSNGRVIMKDSLTKDFINIQSLSSGNYILQILTSKNVENFKFIKK
- a CDS encoding BspA family leucine-rich repeat surface protein; translation: MLKKLPALILLIFLGQFTKAQNEFITIWKPTTAINMDEMVVAPHQVLANQIWFPGVGQNYTINWEEVGYPQHNGTMPNVTSTTQVLIDFGTALNPVADDVKYRVKVSNGNGSFNQIRFGLIYPNTVSDPVAVFQNLGSIERILEVEQWGNIQWTSMYSAFTNCRNLKITATDTPNLNSVTDASYMFYKIHALTVSTSIANWNVSTIKNFKGMFGGVGNSNVDTFNPPISNWNISSAENLSQMFEGRQVFNQNLNGWNTSNVTNMSYLFQGTKAFNQPLNSWNTSMVTNMSGMFNNAIFNQSINNWNVSNVTDISNMFHDADYFNQPLSSWNTSNVQNMTAIFAGADSFNQDLGSWNLASVTSASLALSGTSINCVNYSYTLAGWAQNPNTPNNISLSPLIMFTYSPDVVVDRNTLISKGWTMFGDTLGSCLIKESLSTSEAVLSKPSVYPNPASHIIYLKNISDAKSFIITDLSGRIVLKDSLNKDFINIQTLTPGNYILQIVTKDKIQSLKFIKK